The sequence below is a genomic window from Cucumis melo cultivar AY chromosome 5, USDA_Cmelo_AY_1.0, whole genome shotgun sequence.
TTCGTTTATTTTTTCCCATTGGATGGCACAATCAAATCTTCAAAATACCCCTTCAAAGTTTCTTATGAGCTTCGCGGAGTGCAAAGAAAGAGCTCCTTCTCAGTCTTAACCTACTAAAAGGGGTTAAAGGAAGACGTAAGTAGAAGGTTGAGTGGTTTTCTATTATCGGAAGACGAAAGGAGCTCGACTTGCTGCCAGTCTTTGCTTCTCCGTAAACTAATGGGTATACTTTATATCTACCCATCGTGACCATGCTTATTAGTGCAAGAACACTATTGTTtgttaaagaaaataaaataagtaaatGTTTGATTATACATCAAGTTAATCCTCAAGTAGGAAAGTGTTCAATAGCTGAAATGTAATTCAGTAAGTGTAGGATTCGGAAACCTGCCTCAGTTCCTGATGGCTTGGTATTCTCCTACATTTCCAATGATTTGGCTTCTCTTCTCAATTGTTTTTAATTGCTACTAAACGTGAGGATTGTTCCTACATACCAAGAGCCCATTCAGTATACTTTGTCTTTCACTCAcatgtttttctaaaaaattttgAGGTCACACAAATTAAGATTGTTTCAATGCAAGCATGTCTGACTTTAGACTTCCTGAACCAAAATGTGTATATTTTTTAGTGTATGTTTTTCTTACAAGTAGTAACTATTCATTCTTTTCTAGTTTTTTCTCGATCAAACTAGTATAACCTCATGATATCCCTCTCATTCATAGGAATAATTTggttttgagaaaaaaaatcctTTGGACCCAAAGTTTAAGTACAGGACTTAATCAACTACATAAAAAGGCTTTGAACGTCGGGAGAAAATTTAACCAACTTGTTACAAATTTTTGATTTACCACTAGGCATGACAGGTACACAGCTTTTGAGCCTTTTTTCACAACAATCAAATAATCATACAGTATAACCTCACTTCGCCTTCTTTCTTAGTATGGCATAAAAGAAACCACTCATTATTCAATCGTGCTCGTCAAAATTCCTCCCTGAGTATAAATAATATAACTACATATAGGTACATAAGGATGTCAAAGAACAGAGATTTGTAGAGTGAACTTACATAACATTTCCACCTCGAACCAATTTGTTCTCGTCTTCAACGAGCATAAATATAATCCCCAAGCAGCTTTAGATCGCAAATGCCGATGCCTTGGTGAGAAAATTGTGTTTGAACTTCATCTTATGGAACAAAACAGTGAGCATGAATGAAAGTTAGTCTAGCTAAAGAAGATTGGCATTAGGAATATAACCTTCCCTCCTCAAATCATCGATCAATAAATCTAGAATTTGATGGATTTCGATCCACTCTTGGTGCAAAACATCACCGGCATGAAACTCGTGAAGTTGTGAATTGATGTCAATCCAGCTGCAACCAGGAGTCTTAGAAACACCCTTTTGCTTCATCAACATTCTCATCATGGCAGAGTCATCCCATCTTCCCAATTTTGCGTATAATTTCGACGAGATTACGTAATTTGCAGAATTTGAAGGTTCCAACTCGAGGAGTAGGTTCATTACACGCTCACTAATGTCGATGTTCTTGCGCTTTTGACAAGCACCAAGCAGTGCTCCAAGAATTACTTCATCTGGTTTTTCGGGCATTGCCATGATGAAGTCCCAAGCCTCTTCTAGATGTCCCGCTCGTGAAAAAAGGTCGACCATACAAGAGTAATGCTCAATTTTTGGCACTAATCCAAATGACGAGCTCATCATGTGAAACAACCGACGTCCTTCGTCAACTAATCCTGCATGCACACAAGCAGAAAGTACTCCTACAAATGTGATGTCATTGGGGGAAACAGTTCCACCCTCATTCATCATGGATTTGAACAATGCCAAGGCTTCTTGAGCTTGGCCGTGGAAAGCAAGAGCAGATATCATAGCATTCCAAGAGACCTCATTTTTCTTAGGCATGCCATAAAAAACTCTAAATGCATTGTCTAAGCTTCCACATTTCGCATACATGTCAACTAATGCAGTACCAACATAAATATCGTCTCGGTAGCCTCTTTCTGAGGCATAGATCTCTAATTGCTTCCCCAAGTCAAGGGCTCCAATTGAGGCACAGGCAGAAAGTATTCCTATCAATGTGATTTGATCTGGAGCTGTACTGCTCACTCTCATGTCTTGAAACAATTTAATAGCTTCCTCTGACATCCCATTCTGCGCATATCTGCAATTGATAGGTtgaagaacaagaaaaaaagtaaGATTTCATAAATTTGGAAAAGAGGCATTATTATTTTAGACTAAATACATGTTTTAGTCATTAATGTTTGAGCATTTTTTTCAGTTTAGTCCCATCGtttaaatagtttcaatttagTCCCTTGTGTTTAAATTTCCACTAACAGAAATAAAATCTAGCTAAAGGTAGACTTAATAACACAATATTTAATGAAGAATTAGACCACCAAATAgcagaaattttcaaaaaacttcttcttttcttctctctggTGGCTCAATTCCTCCTCCAAGTTCTTGTGCAAATTTGCTTAGTATCATGGCACATGAGCTAATCATGAGCTACATTTAACATCAACTAACAAGATGGTGTTCTTGAAAATTGTTTATATGTGAGGGACTAAATTGGAACTTTTTAAACTACAGAGAATATAACATATATTTAACCTATCATCTATTAACAATATTGCAAAGTATTGGTTCAAAGAGAAGGTGGTCGTTCACTTGCCCTGTAATCATGGCATTCCAAGTAactttatctttcttcttcgtaGAGTCAAAAATCCTCCTTGCTGACACTAAATCACCACACTTCCCATACATGTGGATCAATGCAGAACCCATAAAAGAATTTAACGGCATCTTATTCTCCACCACAAACTCCTCCACCCAAGTACCAAGTTTCAAATCCCCCAGCTCTCCACACGCCCCCAAGACACTAACTAAACTCATTTCATTGGGCTGAAACCCAGCTTCCATCATCTCTCTAAACAAACCCACAGCTTCACCAGCATGCCTCATCTTCGAATAACCTGAAATCATAGAGTTCCATGAAACCAAATCCTTCTGAGAAATTTCATCAAACACCTTCCGTGCATCACCCATTTTCCCACACCGCGCATACATCGTAATCAAAGAATGACTCACATGACCATCCTCATCCAACCCACGTTTAATCCCAGAACAATGACCCATCCGACCATTATCAACAGCCAAAAGATTCGAACACGCAATAAACAGAAATGGGTAAGTGAACTTATTGGGTTTCAAACCGAGAAATTTCATTCGAGAATAGAATTCAAGGGCAAGAGAAGGCTTATTCCAAGCCGTCGAGAGACCACGAATCATGACATTGAAAGAATATTCGGTTGGCTCGAGAATGTTGGAGAAGAAAACCGAGGCATAAGCGAAATCTTTGAGGTCGACGATCTTGTAGAGAAATGAATTGGGTTTGTAAATTGAATTTGTAAGCAACTGGGTGTGGATTTGTTTCAATTGTCTGATACTTAAACATTGTTGCAATAAGGAATTGAGCTTTTCGGAAAGAGCTTGAGGATTGGGATTTGGTTTTGAATGTGGTTTTTGGAGATTGGGATAGCGGGAAATGAGATGTGGAGAAGCTTTTATTCTCAGCATTCCTTAACCAAGGTTTAATTGAGGGGGAAAATGGAATTATATAAACAAAAACTATGTGTCTTGTGTTTTTGGGCCTTGACTATGTGAAGCCCATTGGGCCCATTCATGATCTTTTAAGGCCCAAATTCACATTTTTCAAAggattctattttttttctagatTTAATTTTGTTTCCATTTAGACCTttcaatatttacattttttatgtGTAATATATttcaattcaaatttttaagtttatttcaaataattatCTTAGATTAACGGATTTGATCACcctttaattttagattttcaacgccaatttttttcttttccctccttaaacttgaaatttttcaaaattttcaaatcaacCTCCAAAATTAAACCAATTATTTTCTCTCGTTAATACAAATTTGACTtccaaaatctaaaattaaataatactCAAATCCATTTGTAACGCCTTGAATTTAAAAGAGAACATAAATAAACCAATATGACAAAGATtctaaaaatatgaaaataatagGTTCGTTTTTAACatgtatatttaatattttgatagatattatatttcattagtataattatattgAACATATTGTGGTCAAATTTATGCtattccaacaaaaaaaaatatctacAAAATTTATAAAGAGGGTTTCTATtagaaacaaaatttatttaaaagaaaattcaacaATAGTGGCAACTATCTTTtagattcaataaaaaaaaacacaaaaagaCTAAAATTGAATTAAACTCAAAGTGCTTATatataaataacttttttttttatttattaatttttcaaggAAAAATGCACCATAAACTTTAAGAGGAAGAAGGCATCAAGACCTTGTACTCCAAGTAAAATGTTATTACATTAccttatacatatatatttcttCAATCTAATCTACCACATTTAATTTCTCTCACACAAATCCCTATAATAAAGTgaacaatataataataataataatggattACAAATGCTAGCAAACAAATATATAGATCAACATTATTTGATAGTGTGACATCACTTTTTTCTCTAAACATTAAAAATGATAGAATATAGTTAATTATATCCTAATTAGAATATATAAGATCTGTACATATTATTGCCaaacattattattaatgtCCATTTGTTTTATATGTAAGATATGCATTGCTTCTTCCAATCTTCTTATCGTATCTTAATATGGTCAAACTTGACATTATAAGTTAATATTTTTCGTCTTTTACTATACTTATTAAAGACCAAGGAAAGTCATGTTGACTTATAATTCTTAATTAAAGACTTTCATTATTAATTACCATGTAAAAACTAGGAGAAAATTATTGTataaaactttttttataaCAACCAATGCATCAAacttataatatatttaatgaATGGAAAGTTTAAAATTCATTAAGCCTATCTTAAATTTATTATGGTAGATATAGtataataatatgtatttaGTCTACACAATTTGATAAGAGGATGTTACGAAATCATAAACATAGTAGACATTAAGAGGTTTCAAATAACTTTGTTGAAGCTAAGTATGGGTTATGGTAATcgagaaaaataaaatagtagTAGACATGATAAACAATGAATGGATTCAAATAATTTTAATGTAGCTAAGTATAAGTTATTATAATGAGAAACTTAAATATTGGGTAAGTTATTTTAGTCTTTGTTCATCTATAGAGTATCTTCAACCAAAACCAACATTTGTCTTCGACTTATGAAAGAAGTATGTCATATaaaccctatatatatatattaaaagaaatataGTGTCATTTCAATTAACTTTCTTTAGGAAAGTTCTCGTTAGAGACCAAAGTGCTATAGAAGTCAAAATATATAGgttaaaatgttgaatttgaaaattcaaaaactaaaatgCTACCAAACCCAATGGTGagacaaaaatataatttttccTAATGTATAAACAACttttattacaataataattttaaaaaatagtcaaTACTATATACAAGCCAAAATTGAAACATATGATCTTTTGGTCGATATTACTTTATGTCATTTGAACTATGGTCATGTTGGCGTACTAATTACAAGAAAATACTTGAACACCAAATTTAATAGTTAAAATTAGTATTATTTGGAATCGTCAAATAACTCCTATTTTATTGTGATTTATGTTTGCTAATATGACATTATGTGTTACGTATGAGTAACCaagtttcctttttctttttttatttttcttgatgaAGTGATGTTTTAAGTGCATAAAATCTCATGTGTGTGAGCATTGACTCCACATTTCTCACTAGG
It includes:
- the LOC103492726 gene encoding pentatricopeptide repeat-containing protein At2g34400 translates to MLRIKASPHLISRYPNLQKPHSKPNPNPQALSEKLNSLLQQCLSIRQLKQIHTQLLTNSIYKPNSFLYKIVDLKDFAYASVFFSNILEPTEYSFNVMIRGLSTAWNKPSLALEFYSRMKFLGLKPNKFTYPFLFIACSNLLAVDNGRMGHCSGIKRGLDEDGHVSHSLITMYARCGKMGDARKVFDEISQKDLVSWNSMISGYSKMRHAGEAVGLFREMMEAGFQPNEMSLVSVLGACGELGDLKLGTWVEEFVVENKMPLNSFMGSALIHMYGKCGDLVSARRIFDSTKKKDKVTWNAMITGYAQNGMSEEAIKLFQDMRVSSTAPDQITLIGILSACASIGALDLGKQLEIYASERGYRDDIYVGTALVDMYAKCGSLDNAFRVFYGMPKKNEVSWNAMISALAFHGQAQEALALFKSMMNEGGTVSPNDITFVGVLSACVHAGLVDEGRRLFHMMSSSFGLVPKIEHYSCMVDLFSRAGHLEEAWDFIMAMPEKPDEVILGALLGACQKRKNIDISERVMNLLLELEPSNSANYVISSKLYAKLGRWDDSAMMRMLMKQKGVSKTPGCSWIDINSQLHEFHAGDVLHQEWIEIHQILDLLIDDLRREGYIPNANLL